The following coding sequences are from one Humulus lupulus chromosome X, drHumLupu1.1, whole genome shotgun sequence window:
- the LOC133805553 gene encoding uncharacterized protein LOC133805553, translating into MDSFFVTFVYGMNIEESRNLLWKHLQDLSMEDPWIVLGDFNDILVKEERIGARVKYTKAHSFQRCVEICQLEDVKFSGNFYTWNNKQQGQDRIYSKIDRILANQKWLDTYGAAEVHFMNEGLFDHSLAILTVTPVLVTGRKPFKYFRMWKSFPGFQDLVHNDWIRPIDGTLMYKVVQKLKRLKSTLRLINKQGFTDIHVADLETSHALTECQDQLNKDPLNPRLIQLELEARQKYTDIHRSYCSFLQQKAKLNWIQDGDTNSALFHARIRERRNQNRICSITSELGEWIDQPDMVTAAFLDYYQKLLGSKMAVRNKVLTKIVSLGTFLTTSHVNNLLLPYSQEEVKKAIWEIPGTKASGPDGYCSFFFQDNWNLVGDEVCDAILSFLHSGKILNELNSTVLTLISKSKCPKHVSDYRPIACCNVLYKAATKMICTRLRAVLLVLVAQNQGGFVKGRSIAHNIMICQDLVHHYARKVGKPKCMIKLDLRKAYDTIEWDFIEEMLGAFNFPSKFIQLVMQCVRTPKFSLMFNGSSHGFFESKRGLRPGDPMSPLLFVLGMEYLSRILHRVGSKKDFKFHARCEGIKLNHLIFADDILLFCHGDFRSIYYMLQGLQLFSSTSGLCPNQTKSAVYCSNMNEHEVQRILDASGYSRSALPFKYLGILICSKRISAKDCEVLLDKMLARIKCWSSRNISFAGQVTLINSVLLSIHSYWSQIMIIPKKVLNEIAAICRAFLWTGQAYSTRPGRIAWDLVCNSKNSGGLGFKNSRDWNIAALGKYIWAVAEKKDDLWVKWVHHVYIKQVDWWNYIAPASSSWYWKKVVEVKEKFKNLFSLPQVKPERYQIRYGYNIIHAEYTQT; encoded by the coding sequence ATGGACAGTTTCTTTGTAACTTTTGTGTATGGTATGAATATTGAAGAGAGTCGAAATCTTTTGTGGAAGCACTTGCAGGACCTATCTATGGAAGATCCTTGGATTGTATTGGGAGATTTCAATGATATATTGGTTAAGGAGGAGCGTATTGGTGCTAGAGTTAAATATACTAAGGCTCATTCTTTTCAGAGGTGTGTGGAGATTTGCCAATTGGAAGATGTTAAATTTAGTGGGAATTTCTATACCTGGAATAACAAACAGCAGGGCCAAGATCGAATTTACTCGAAAATTGATAGAATCTTGGCTAATCAAAAGTGGTTGGATACTTATGGAGCTGCAGAGGTACACTTTATGAATGAGGGGTTATTTGATCACTCTCTAGCGATTCTCACTGTAACACCTGTTTTAGTCACTGGTAGGAAGCCTTTTAAATACTTTCGCATGTGGAAGTCCTTTCCTGGTTTTCAAGATCTGGTGCACAATGATTGGATTCGTCCTATAGATGGCACTCTGATGTACAAAGTGGTTCAGAAGCTTAAAAGACTAAAGAGCACTTTGAGACTGATTAATAAGCAAGGATTTACGGACATTCATGTTGCTGATTTGGAGACCTCGCATGCTTTAACTGAATGTCAAGATCAATTGAATAAGGATCCTCTAAATCCCAGACTTATTCAATTGGAGCTTGAAGCTCGTCAAAAATACACTGACATTCATAGATCTTACTGTTCTTTCTTGCAGCAAAAAGCTAAGCTCAATTGGATTCAAGATGGTGATACTAACTCAGCTTTGTTCCATGCTCGCATTAGAGAGAGGCGAAATCAGAATAGAATTTGCTCTATTACTTCGGAATTGGGTGAATGGATAGATCAGCCTGATATGGTCACAGCAGCATTTCTGGATTATTATCAGAAGTTACTGGGCAGTAAGATGGCTGTGAGGAATAAAGTGCTTACAAAAATAGTTTCTCTGGGTACATTCCTTACTACTTCGCATGTTAACAATCTGTTGCTGCCTTATAGTCAAGAGGAAGTTAAAAAAGCCATTTGGGAGATTCCTGGAACAAAGGCATCTGGTCCGGATGGATATTGCAGTTTTTTCTTCCAGGATAATTGGAATTTAGTTGGAGATGAAGTATGTGATGCTATACTGTCATTTCTGCATTCTGGGAAAATTCTAAACGAATTGAACTCTACTGTTTTGACTCTTATTTCGAAAAGTAAATGCCCAAAACATGTGAGTGATTATAGACCCATAGCCTGTTGTAATGTACTCTATAAAGCTGCCACGAAGATGATATGCACAAGGTTGAGGGCTGTTCTTCTGGTGCTTGTAGCTCAAAATCAAGGAGGTTTTGTCAAGGGGAGATCTATCGCTCACAATATCATGATATGTCAAGATTTAGTCCATCATTATGCAAGGAAAGTTGGGAAACCTAAGTGTATGATCAAGCTTGATTTGCGGAAAGCTTATGACACTATTGAATGGGATTTTATTGAGGAAATGCTTGGAGCTTTCAATTTCCCAAGTAAATTCATTCAGCTTGTTATGCAGTGTGTTCGCACTCCAAAATTCTCGCTTATGTTTAATGGCTCTTCCCATGGATTTTTTGAGTCTAAGAGGGGGCTGCGGCCGGGCGATCCTATGTCTCCGTTATTGTTTGTATTGGGGATGGAATACCTTTCAAGAATTTTGCATCGAGTAGGAAGTAAAAAGGATTTTAAATTTCATGCTAGGTGTGAAGGGATCAAACTTAATCACCTTATCTTTGCTGATGATATTCTGTTATTCTGTCATGGTGATTTCAGATCTATCTACTATATGCTTCAAGGATTGCAGCTCTTTTCTAGCACTTCTGGGCTTTGTCCAAATCAGACTAAATCGGCTGTCTACTGTAGTAATATGAATGAGCATGAAGTCCAACGAATCCTTGATGCTTCGGGTTACAGTAGAAGTGCTCTGCCTTTCAAATATCTTGGAATTCTGATCTGCTCCAAGCGAATTTCAGCAAAGGATTGTGAGGTTCTTCTTGACAAGATGCTTGCTAGAATTAAATGCTGGAGCTCCAGAAATATTTCTTTTGCTGGCCAGGTTACACTGATCAATTCAGTTCTTCTTTCAATTCACTCTTACTGGAGTCAGATTATGATTATTCCTAAAAAAGTATTGAATGAGATTGCAGCCATTTGTAGAGCTTTCCTTTGGACAGGGCAGGCCTATTCAACCAGACCAGGTCGTATAGCTTGGGACCTAGTTTGCAATTCGAAGAACTCAGGTGGTTTAGGATTCAAGAACAGTAGGGACTGGAATATTGCAGCCCTTGGAAAGTATATTTGGGC